The genomic segment AATTCCGAATAACGCTTGCACCCTCCGTATTACCGCGGCTGCTGGCACGGAGTTAGCCGGTGCTTCCTTCGGTGGTACCGTCAGCTGAATACATTTTATTATATCCAGGGTTCTTCCCACCTGACAGAGCTTTACGACCCGAAGGCCTTCATCACTCACGCGGCGTTGCTGCGTCAGGCTTTCGCCCATTGCGCAAAATTCCTCACTGCTGCCTCCCGTAGGAGTCCGGACCGTGTGTCAGTTCCGGTGTGGCTGATCATCCTCTCAGACCAGCTAACCATCGATGCCTTGGTAGGCCGTTACCCCACCAACCAGCTAATGGTACGCGGACTCATCCCTAAACAATAGCTTACATGTAGAGGCCATCTTTCATCATTAATACCGGGGTATTAATGACTTCATCTGGTATTAGCATCGCTTTCGCAATGTTATCCCAAATTCAGGGGCAGATTATCCACGCGTTACTCACCCGTGCGCCACTTTACTTACCCTGCCGAAGCCGGGTGTTCTCGTGCGACTTGCATGTGTTAAGCACGCCGCCAGCGTTCATTCTGAGCCAGGATCAAACTCTCCAATTAAACTTATACTCATGACCACTCTCATGGTCAAAATTAACTTATGAGACCCAACTCTATCTGTCACTATTTGGTTTTCAAAGATCAAATTAAATTATTTCAATTACTTACAAAGCAAGATATTACCTGCTCATCAAAGAACCCGAGACTTATAGGCTATCTGTTTTGCTTTGTCAACTGTTTTTTTATCTTTTATCCAAGATCAATTTTGTCAAAAATTTCCTCAAGCCATTCAGATTCAAAAACCAAAATAATATATTGGAGTTTCATATTTTTGTCAAGGAATTTTATATTTATTAAAATTAATAAAACAGATAAGGGCTTTAAACCCTTACCTGTCAGAACATGAATCTATTTTTTTACTATAATTTTATGGTATTTTTTCTTACCTGCTCTTAAAATAATCTCGGTTTCAACTATATCCTCCGTAGATACCATATAATCTGGTGATATAATACGATTATTATTTATATAAGCACCACCTTGTTCAATTAAACGCCTGGCCGCACTTCCTGAATTTGCCAATTCTACCATATTGAATAGCTTAAAAGCTGGAATCTTGTCTAAAAATTGAGACTCATTCATAAATGAACTTGGCACAGCCAGATCACTTTCTTCAGTCCCTTCCCGTGGTATTGAACTGGATGCAAGAAGTTTTTCAGGTATTGATTTCATGCCAAACATACTTACAGCAGATTTATAAGCATTTAAAGCTGCTTCCTTACCATGCACTAATGCTGTAGCCTCAAACCCAAGAACAGATTTTGCATAATTTAAATCAGCTCCTTCCATTTTTTTTACGTCATTAATTTCATCCATAGGCAAAAAAGTAAAAAGAGCCAAGAAACGAACAACATCTCTGTCGTCTGTATTAACCCAAAACTGATAATAATCATAAGGACTTGTTCTCTCTGGATCCAGCCAGACAGCTCCCTGGTGGGTTTTTCCCATTTTAATCCCACTGCTTGTGGTTATCAATGGAAAAGTGATACCAAATGCTGTTTTCTGACGCATTCTTCTAATTAATTCAATGCCAGAAACAATATTACCCCACTGGTCACTGCCCCCCATCTGTAAACAGCAGTTATATTTATCAAAAAGTTCTAAAAAATCATAAGATTGAAGAATCATATAATTAAACTCGATAAAACTCAACCCTTCCTCAGAATCCAGGCGCATCTTGTAGCTTTCTGCTTTTATCATCCGGTTTACACTAAAATGCCTTCCAATATCTCTTAATAAAGGAATATATTCCAGTTTAGTCAGCCAGTCAGCATTATTCAAAAGCAATGCCTGTCCATCCTCAAAATTAATAAACCTGGATAATTGTTTTTTTAACCCTGTAACATTTTCTTCTATTATTTCAGATGTTAAAAATTTCCTCATTTCTGTTTTTCCACTTGGATCTCCAACCAAACCAGTTCCACCACCAACCAGGGCAATTGGCCGATGACCGCATCTCTGCATATGAGCAAGCGACATAATAGGCACCAGACTGCCAACATGAAGACTTGATGCAGTTGGGTCAAAACCTATGTAGCATGTTATCTTATCTTTTTCGATATATTCCTTTAGTTCTTTATCATGTGTGGTCTGCTCTATAAATCCGCGTTCCTGAAGAATATCAATTACATTTTTCATAAGTTTTACCTCATTTATTTGCAAATTCTACTGCTCTTGTTTCCCTTATGACCATTACTTTTATCTGACCCGGAAAAGTTAAAGATTCTTCAATATTTTTAACAATATCTTTACAAGTCAGAGTTACTTCTTCATCAGACACAATACTGCTTTCAACAATAACTCTTATTTCTCTTCCAGCCTGAATTGCATATGAATTAATAACACCTTTAAATGAATTTGCTATATTTTCAAGATCTTCAAGTCTTTTAATATAATTTTCAAGCAATTCTTTTCTTGCCCCTGGCCTTGCACCGGAAAGACTGTCTGCTGCCTGGACAAGTAAAGCATAAACAGATGAAGGGGGTACATCTTCATGATGTGCTGCAATAGCATGAACTATTTTTGAAGATTCACCATATTTTTTAGCAAGTTTTGATCCTATTAAAGCATGGGGACCTTCAACTTCATGATCGATAGCCTTTCCAATATCATGCAGGAGTCCCATTCGTTTTGCCAGTTTTTGATTCAGTCCCAGTTCAGCAGCCATAATACCGCATAGAAAACCAACTTCTATAGAATGCTGCAGCACATTCTGTGCATAACTGGTACGAAATTTTAACTGTCCAATATACTTTATTAATTCAGAATGTATTCCATGAACGCCTAAATCAAATGCAGCCTGTTCTCCAGCTTCTTTGATAGTAACATCAATTTCCTTGCCAACTTTTTTAACAACATCTTCAATCCTTGCAGGATGAATCCTTCCATCTGAAATAAGACGCAGAAGTGAAATACGAGCTACTTCCCGCCTAACTGGATTAAATCCAGAAAGTATAACTGCTTCTGGAGTGTCATCTATAATTAAATCAATACCAGTTTCAGCTTCAAGTGCGCGTATATTCCGACCTTCTCTGCCTATTATCCTGCCTTTCATTTCATCATTAGGGAGCTGAACAACTGAAACTGTACGTTCTGCCACAAAATCACCAGCATATCTTTGAATTGATGTTGCAATGATTTCTTTTGCTTTTTTATTAGCCTCCTCTTTTGCTTCATTTTCTATTTTTTTAATCAGTTTTGCGCCTTCATACCTGGCTTCATTTTCCATAGCCCTGATTAATAATTCTTTTGCCTGTTCAGCAGTTAACCCTGAAATCTTTTCAAGCTGTTTTTTTTGTTCATCAATAAGTTGATTATACTTTTCTTCACTAAGCTGAATTTCCTCTGTCTTTTTTTTGTTTTTTTCCTCTGCACGGATAATTTCACTTTCTCTCAACTCAAGCTGTTCGTTTTTGCGGTCAATATTTTCTTCTTTCTGAATAAGCCTTTTTTCTTGTCGTTTCAGCTCAGAGCGAGTTTCTCTTGTTTCCGAATCAAAATCACTTTTCATTTTAAAAAGCTTGTCTTTGGCTTCCAGCTTTGCTTCTTTAATAAGTGTTTCAGCTCTTCGTTTGGCATCCTCGGTAATTCTCAGGGCATCTTCTTCAGCAGCTTTGATTTTTTGAGATGAAATTTCACCTTTTATCCAATAAGCAACAGCAAACCCTAATCCAGCCCCGATTATGCCAATCAATAAACCATATTCATTCATTACCTTTCTCCTGGTAAAATAACTATTCTTTATTTTTAAATAACTATCTGCTTCTACTATATATAATTTTCTAAATTACAAGGCACAATAACAGCTCAATATTTTAACTAAAATATCATAATCTTTAAAAACTCAATATAATTCTTAACATCATGCTTATTGAGATTAAAGTGGTACATTTTTTTTTAAAAAGAGGTGATTTTAGGAGCTAAGTATTTGACTTAATAGCAAAACTACTAATAATAGATAAGTTGGTATGTATAGGTATTCAATGCAATTGATACCTTAAGGGGAAAATAAAAGGCAAGAAGAACTTTTTGATAGTCTATTGAATACTCACTTTCAGCCCTGTCATTGTATTACAAAATAAAATCCATGTATCAAAAAGGGCTGAATTAAATATTTTTAGGGTAATATCTAAAATTTAACATAGACAACACAGCAAGCTATAAAAAAATCCCCCACCATAGTGCCGTGTTGGCAGGTCTTTGAACCATGTATTCATGGCGGTATCCTTGTAGTTTCTTCAGGCTTTTCTGTTCAAGCAGAACATGCACACCAAAACTAGAGAAGGTTCCCTTTTTTAAAATGTTGGATCAAAGCGCATCTTCCAATCACGTACACGGCAGGGGTTTATTATCGTCTTAATAAAAAACAGTTATATTAAAATAATTATATATAAAAAGAATATTTACCTGATAAATTAATAGCACCTAACGATACCACAGGCTAATCCAGCCATTTGTATATAGTTCTCTAATTTTTCTACATATCAAACGATAATATGTTTATTCTTGCAATTCTTCAGCAAGCCTATTATTGTCAGGTTAATCAAGTTAAATCAAGATTATTCCTTTATAAACTGATTTCCTATTTAAAATTATTTCCCTTTTAACAAAATATAAAATTTTGCTCAATATTAAAATCTTATCTCACAATAAGCATTGCAGCAAAATATAATTTTCCATCTATTATTTCACCTCAATTACAGTAGTTTTAATATAATCTTTCATTTAAACTAAAGTCAAGATATTTTACCCAGTGTCGAAACATGATTTTTTTAAAATCACTGACCCCGTATGAGTATTTCATAAATAGCAGGGTTTTGCGTTATTGGAATTATTGAGAGCTGCTTCTTGAGGTTTAACAGGCAGGCAGACAATAAACTCAGTTCCTTTATCTTTTTGAGTATTTACCCTGATACTTCCCTGATAGGCTTCAATCATTTCTTTTGCAGATGCCAGACCGAGACCTGTGCCTGTTGGTATTCCATATTCAGCAGCCAGAGGTTTGGTGGTAAAAAAAGGATGAAAGATATTTTCTATATTATCTTTATCAATGCCTGTCCCGGTATCAGCTATTTGAATTATAATTGATTCTCCCTGAACACGGCCTGTTATACGGAGTTCCTTTTTGTCTGAATTAAACATGGCTTCCACAGCATTTTTAACAAGATTGCCAAAGCTCTGGCTGAAATGGTAATAAATACCTTTTATTAAAGGCAGGGGTTGAAGATTTGTAATAATATGAATATGATGATTCCGGTAAAAAGGATTTGATCTAAGAAGATCAATCTGCTCTTGAAGTACCTGGTTTAAATCTATATTTGTATATTCTGAACTATTATTTTTATAACCAGTACTTAAGATAGTGCTGATTATTTTTTTCATCTGTGAAGATGCTTTTCTCAAAGCCAAGACATTGGGATCTTCAGAAAATTTATAAGAAAGAAGCTCTGCATTTCCCATAATGGCCTGCAAAGGATTATTGAGATTATGTACTATCCCGGCTGTGTATCTGCCAATAACAGCCATTTTTTCTGCTTCCAGTACCTGCTGGGTGCGAAGGCGAACCTGCTGATCAAGCATCCGGTTTAACCTGTCCAGTTCTTTTTCTGTATTGCGAAGGCGGTAAAAGACCCTGACTTTGGCCTCAAGTTCTTCAGTTTCAAAGGGTTTAACAATATAATCATCAGCACCTGAAGCATATCCTTCCAGGCGTTGGTTTAAAAGTGTCCTTACTGAAATCATAATGATTTTTGTAAACCGGTACCTGCTTTCAGCCCTGATTTTTCGACAGACTTCATAACCGTCTATTCCCGGCAGAGCCACATCCAGCAAAATAACATCTGGATCAAAATATTTATTTATGACAATGGCTTTTTCACCAGTCGCAGCAACCTTTATAATATAATTATGTTCCAGAGCGTTTTTTATAAGCTGGGTTGTGGATCTGGAATCATCGACAATCAATACCTTGCCTGGCTGTTCATTCATTTTTTTCACATCTCGTTTTTTAGATCATTTTTTCAGCAT from the Desulfonema limicola genome contains:
- the rny gene encoding ribonuclease Y; its protein translation is MNEYGLLIGIIGAGLGFAVAYWIKGEISSQKIKAAEEDALRITEDAKRRAETLIKEAKLEAKDKLFKMKSDFDSETRETRSELKRQEKRLIQKEENIDRKNEQLELRESEIIRAEEKNKKKTEEIQLSEEKYNQLIDEQKKQLEKISGLTAEQAKELLIRAMENEARYEGAKLIKKIENEAKEEANKKAKEIIATSIQRYAGDFVAERTVSVVQLPNDEMKGRIIGREGRNIRALEAETGIDLIIDDTPEAVILSGFNPVRREVARISLLRLISDGRIHPARIEDVVKKVGKEIDVTIKEAGEQAAFDLGVHGIHSELIKYIGQLKFRTSYAQNVLQHSIEVGFLCGIMAAELGLNQKLAKRMGLLHDIGKAIDHEVEGPHALIGSKLAKKYGESSKIVHAIAAHHEDVPPSSVYALLVQAADSLSGARPGARKELLENYIKRLEDLENIANSFKGVINSYAIQAGREIRVIVESSIVSDEEVTLTCKDIVKNIEESLTFPGQIKVMVIRETRAVEFANK
- a CDS encoding sensor histidine kinase; this encodes MNEQPGKVLIVDDSRSTTQLIKNALEHNYIIKVAATGEKAIVINKYFDPDVILLDVALPGIDGYEVCRKIRAESRYRFTKIIMISVRTLLNQRLEGYASGADDYIVKPFETEELEAKVRVFYRLRNTEKELDRLNRMLDQQVRLRTQQVLEAEKMAVIGRYTAGIVHNLNNPLQAIMGNAELLSYKFSEDPNVLALRKASSQMKKIISTILSTGYKNNSSEYTNIDLNQVLQEQIDLLRSNPFYRNHHIHIITNLQPLPLIKGIYYHFSQSFGNLVKNAVEAMFNSDKKELRITGRVQGESIIIQIADTGTGIDKDNIENIFHPFFTTKPLAAEYGIPTGTGLGLASAKEMIEAYQGSIRVNTQKDKGTEFIVCLPVKPQEAALNNSNNAKPCYL
- the tyrS gene encoding tyrosine--tRNA ligase, with product MKNVIDILQERGFIEQTTHDKELKEYIEKDKITCYIGFDPTASSLHVGSLVPIMSLAHMQRCGHRPIALVGGGTGLVGDPSGKTEMRKFLTSEIIEENVTGLKKQLSRFINFEDGQALLLNNADWLTKLEYIPLLRDIGRHFSVNRMIKAESYKMRLDSEEGLSFIEFNYMILQSYDFLELFDKYNCCLQMGGSDQWGNIVSGIELIRRMRQKTAFGITFPLITTSSGIKMGKTHQGAVWLDPERTSPYDYYQFWVNTDDRDVVRFLALFTFLPMDEINDVKKMEGADLNYAKSVLGFEATALVHGKEAALNAYKSAVSMFGMKSIPEKLLASSSIPREGTEESDLAVPSSFMNESQFLDKIPAFKLFNMVELANSGSAARRLIEQGGAYINNNRIISPDYMVSTEDIVETEIILRAGKKKYHKIIVKK